The stretch of DNA gaGACGGGTGAGTAGGAAAATGAATATACCTCAGGCTTACAAGCCTTGCAAAGAGACCCAAGAGAGGTAGCAAGATTAGGAGAAGAAGATGAAGAGTCAAAATCATTCATAATATGAAGTAAAGTCAACCAATCACCCTTATTAGTAACATGAGTTAATGCCCACATCATAGCATGCTTAGATCTTGAACTATCATCAACAACCACCATAACTCTTTTCTTCATACTACCATAATCACCATTACCATCACCATGACCACCATAACCATAACCATTACCATGACCATACCCATACATGTTCATACCATCCATTTGTTTCCAACATGCTCCACCACCATTAGAGTACCTTCCATTGTTAAACCCTAAACCTCCATTTCCCCATCTTTTTGAGCTTGATTTCCACCCTTCTTTCATACTTAGATGTTTTAAGGTATATCTTGAAATGGGTATCTTTTAGATTTTGGAAATAATGTGTGGAAATGGTGGGTTTTGATATGCACAgaaggtgtttgatgaaatgcctgaATGAAGAAAAGTTGAATTTTGAAGATTTGAAAGGTGTTATGAAGTGGGGTTTTTGAGAGGAACTTGGGGAAGGTAGTAGGTAATGTGAATGGTTGGGGAAGGTGCACTTGCAGATAGGTTAAGTAAGTGTACTTAAATGGAGTGTGTAAATGTGTAATGTGTTGCAGGTTTATGTCATATTATAATGTTGGTAGGACACTAGGAGGTGTAAGACTAGGACAGCAAAATGAATAGAGAAAGACAAGTTTGTTGATGGGTGAGAAACTAGAATGAGATTGGTGAGCTCGGCAAAACTGACTCGACCTGATAAATTAGCGGATTTTGTTAAGTTGTTACGATCTATTGCCCGGGTTATGCCGTATTATAATGTTGGTAGGATACTGGGAGGTCTAGAGAAAGACAAGTTTGATGATGGGTGAGAAACTGAGAATGAGattggtgattatatgattatatctTAAACTCGGCAAAGTTAACTCGGCCTGAAAAGTTAGCGGATAATGTTAAGTACGATCTATTGAAATAATTTGGGATAGGTTTTGGTTAAGGCTAGCTTGTACAAACTCGATGCATTTGGAACGCTTTTACTCGACGAGTGAGATTAGTAGTTAATACACTTTTAAAATAAGATTATCGTGCACTACGGCCTTTTAATAGTTTATGCACTCCATTTATTGTTAAATAAGAAGTGAAAGCGAAGTTACTATAAAGTTATGTACATTGTACAACGGTCTTATTGTTATAGATAATTAGATATTGGATCGATAAATAAAAACTTATCATGATATTCCATATCAAGCATCTTTGCGACATTAGGCTCGAAGCATTTTCATCATAGGGCATTCAGAAACAGTCTATTTGTGTGCCTAACACAAGGATAAGACTGCGTACTTAATATACGAACATTCCTACCTCGCAATTTACGAGAGTCATTGAGATATCGGGATAAGGTGGTGGTTGTTGTAGTCTAAAAGTTAATCTTGACCAGTAAACTCAATCATAAAAGAAGAGGTAGAAGTGAATGATATGGTGGTGGAAATAAGGCCGGTCATGAAAcgaatgataacaataacaattggtctcccttgtgacgggttaccatttgtgacggatattttgtgagataaaatggtaacaaaatgggttagtggagaaaggggaccacatgaatagtgttgcagagagagaaaaagtgggtactttgtgaggtaaaatggtatccgtcttcagcttgtgacggatatgtcatgtcttcaatgagaatttgtgtaacaaTAATGCAACTTTTCAGGGCATCAAGCAGCAAGCATATTAACTGTATGTATAAAGTTCACGAGAATCCCTGCCAAAAGATGCAATGTTATGTGCCTTTTAATTAATTTACTGTGGTATTTATTTACCCTTTCATCTTCTTCTTGTGAAACAATTACTGTTTTTGTTTTATGGTAATGATTATACTTGAAAGTAAAATAAtagggaaaatgcacgcggtgcccttgaagtttcgatttttgcccgaaatacccaattttttgttccCGAAAGctttaagaggctataactcgtgtctacgagttcaaaaagtgataattttttttttcaaatcgattatctttccgagaactacgatttgaaaaaaaaaattgtcgtatttggatcccgtggctaggagtttttgtacgtcaaagtgttttttaccgaacaaactttgagtgaccatatctcttggtcacgaattccaaactcgacaattttttttttcaagtcgtagttctcgaaaagataatcaatttgaaaaaaaaaatcgtcactttctgaGCCCAAAAATacgagttatagcctcttaaagttttccggatcaaaaaattgggtatttcgggcaaaatatcaaagttcaagggcaccgcgtgcattttccgaAAATAATAATGTGTGATACTGATACTGTACTACACTTTGGTCAGGTTTTTTGGTTACTTTGCTTGTTTCTTTAGCATTGCTGGTTTATTAGTCTGGTTTGCTTCAGTTTCTTCATGTCCTTTCAAATCCATTATTAGGATTATTTATGATGGTGTTTTAGGTGATTGATTGACAATTCATATTTTCGCAGTGTTTTTCAACAAGTTAATTTAGGTAAACGTTAGTCAGGTTTAAGATCGTGTTAACTTACGATATCATCATTTTAGCTAATATTAAATGAACTACTTCGTTTAAAAAGAGTTTATCCTAAGCTTGTAGATCTCAAATGAGATTTATTTTTTCGTAACAATAGTGTcaattagacctggcaaacagatcgggtcgtgtcgggttcgtgttcgtgtcacatgtaaacgggtcacaatccctccaacccaaacccgacccaattaaatctcgtgtcgtgttcgtgtcgacccacttacataaatgggtcataaggccTCAACtttaacccgttaatttcgtatcgggatcgtgtcgtgttttcgtgtcacgtccatattttgaaagtttaaGAATATTTATGTGATAGAAgatcaagaaaaattaggattaatataataaacaggtcattcgtgtcggattcgtgtttagagaggtcaaccctaacccaacccaattaaatatcgtgtcgtgttcgtgtcgacccactgaTGTGAACACGGTACGAGAACTTTAACGAAAATTCTACGAGAAAATTACCGTATCAAGGGAcgcgaaaaataaaacaaaaacagtcCGAATAAGGCTTGGGGGCCGTGCAAACTGTGAAAAAAGGGATGAAGAACCTCGGGAAAGACCAAGGCCAAGTGCATGGAACTACCTAGTTTTTTATACCACCTAGTTTTCTTAATCGCCTAGTTTTCTTCCTAGTCTTTTCTAGTTTTCTTCTAAAGTCTTTCCTAGTTTTtctacactagtcaaaactaataACTAGGAACCTAGAATTCATGCAAACATTGAAAGcttgccttggagcccaagcatcattcggcctatataaggcttggCTCTCTTCATTTGTAAGCAcgatgatgttttgagtaaaaagGTTCACCATGTGTGAGAAACTTGTCTCCTtatttgtgttgttacacgagtaaaAGGCTCAAGAGGTCGAAACGAGTTTTTCGTACCTTGCTTAGACCGAGGACGCGATCCAAAGTTTAAGTCGGATTATTTGACgtgtatcaaacaattcacccattgacgtaactataggtctagttacggcaaatatcccattgttttcgaggtcttcattgatcttgaaacaaatatcccctttattcaaaaacacaaaaacaaccttacAAAAATGTCTTCCGCTTCCGCCAAATTCACAtcacccacttacataaatgagtCATTAAATCTTAACCCAAACCCGTTagtttcgtgtcgggttcgtatcatgttttcgtgtcgtgtcattatttGCCACCTCTAATGTCAATAGAGAGGCAATTTCGAAAGGTATTTGGATCATTTCCAATAACTGGGGAGTCGGTACCTCTTTTTAACCCAAGAGGAGAGGGCAAGGTGGGATTTACTCCATCCATTTATCCTTTTCCTCCTTTGTTAAAGGAGTATTGGACCCTCTAGACTCCAATTATTGGAGATGATCCAGATTCCAGACTCATCTTGAAACTAGAAAGTGCCTATGTTATGCGAGTGCACTAGTTAATGAAATCGAAAATTAACATAATAAAACACAAACATGATTCAATTAGCTAAGAAAACATCCAAAGTCTCACAAACATAAAAATCAATCATAGAACTTCAACCATTAGTTTAAACAAAGCGTCttgtcacaagctgaagacttctcacaaaaagggagaagggacaaggtggggcaccccccatgtgctcctccactcacctctcatgggtattttgtgagaggaaatgatatccgtcacaagcttgtgacggatatcgccgtcttcaatgagattttttGTAGTTTAAAGCTCCTGAGGCTTGTACTTAAAATGCAAATGCTTAATGCTATTCCTAGATCTCTCAAACAAGTTAATATTCGAAATGCGTCGatttcaaatttcgggtcgaagTTATCATATTGGTTCAATTTTTGAATAACGAAATACAACTCATAGCCCATAGTTGAGAAATCAAATCTTGGAATATATGATATCATTGCCGTATGAGCTGACATAAAAATTGTACGAACAAGATGCATGCTAAGTAACTATCAATCACCCAATTTCCTTTCTCTAAATTAAATTGGTAGACGTTGGTACGTAACTCTGTCAAAGTTGTCATCAAGAGAAACAACAAATAAATTTGCAATGTATGTATGTAGAATGTAGTCCGTGAAGTTGTGATGAAATCATTGATTCGCTCTACTGCAATTGCAAAGCATGCATGTACTCATGTAAATTAAAGTTGTAGGCATGTACGTTGCTTTTGTCTAGTAGGCTTCAAATATCACAATATAAGATGAAATGATATCATTACTTGGCTTATGCAACTTGTTCTTAAGGTATATTCGTGGCAAACTTACGCCGAATCAAGTACTACTCATGTGGGTAGATAAGATAAAAATAGTGTGCCTAAGTGTTacggtccggtacttttgccggatcgtggcgtgcacccttgcccgtctcaaggcaagatgcaagcgacaagactcttcgtactagtgaaggatcgctcactagcacgatactcgggtctcggcaacactcgacaggattgcaacgagagcgtcaagcactagtgtttgtcaagcactaggcgttcgtaatcggtctcgggtgtgtgagtcgggatcctagtgccaatcccacaaacacggcttgttagaaaAGTGAAGGCTAAAAGTCGTtgacaacaaaacaacaacaagcaatacgaaggcacaaggtaggaatcagattttcattcactagtactccctaaagagggaaatttgatagttacatcctggtagcaagAAATATAGAAagtgcagaatagcgatatacctatttatggaaagaaaaaCTATAAAGAAAAGCTATGCTAATTATGCTAAACTAGTAAACtatttactacaaatgtacaagggaaatgaaattacataagtatGAATAAATTTAAGGGTTCAattgtgcggatcgtcacactctcccccacctaatctgttgccgccctcggcaacacgaaaatcttgaatggtgcttcagtgagacatcctcggtgagctctgACTGTCCATGCAGTGTTGGGGATTGTCTTGTACAACTCGGCTTGAATGTGCGCTTTGTCCCGAACAATGACTGGCATCTTCGTCCCTTCAAGGATAGGCTGGAGttccttgacatagaagctgccgaacatcatgttctccaagtccACCACGTGCTTCTTGTCTCTCGGGAAAGTCCACTTTACCGCTGCTTGGAAAGACCTCTCTCGGGATTTCTCCAAGTACTGGATCCAACGGACCTTCATCTTGTCTCTCGTCTCTTCAGCACCTGCATTACAGAACGCGGGAGGTTTCCAGGACGTCGAATCAACATTTCGGCGCgaccccctgatggtacgaggccttctctcCCGGGTCGGCTGACCctcaaaccaggacgtcgattcagcatatcgacgcggccccctgatggtacgaggcctacttctttgggcatttcggccctcattgtctactaCTCGGTGAGGTGGTAGACTCTCCTTtcgtcccccaggccacttagcagcgtagttagcctgggtcttgttcgccttcggctccaccgaacctttaggcattctccatggtcgcatcccttgtttcggcgtcggtatcaccctcatagccaaaattcgatgctgccccttgtGTTCGTCGCTGTCTACCATCTACACTACAATAaaccccattagtagcatcgatccgtcactcagtttcaataccaccaatgctttctgaaagaactgcatcctgagtactaacttgaagtcatccagcggaacggtggtgaagtcgagctcccctgcccactcacccacttggactgcgaccttcttagccactccttggacgcgtctcaaTTTCCCATTGACCGGTTTTAGGCAGATGTTAGAATCCCGCAGAACTAGCCCTAATCGATCagcttcctctttcgtaacaaagttgtgggaggcgcccgagtcgatcaaggctcgtgcttgcttcccattcaccatcaagtccacgtacatgagcccaTTGGATTTTTTGGCGCAGGAATCTTCGTACTTCCCCATCGCGATAATCCTTtgaagtgagcccatccgtggttggtcttcaccatcactcgagtcttcgttacactcttggtgatagtcggccaacgccccatcaagacgttcttgagcccccTTCGGCATCTacttgaacatg from Silene latifolia isolate original U9 population chromosome 10, ASM4854445v1, whole genome shotgun sequence encodes:
- the LOC141604825 gene encoding uncharacterized protein LOC141604825, producing MKEGWKSSSKRWGNGGLGFNNGRYSNGGGACWKQMDGMNMYGYGHGNGYGYGGHGDGNGDYGSMKKRVMVVVDDSSRSKHAMMWALTHVTNKGDWLTLLHIMNDFDSSSSSPNLATSLGSLCKACKPEVEVEALVIQGPKLATVLSQVKKLEVSVLVLGQKKSSPIMSCLFGMSNSENFVEQCIDNAECLTIGVRKQSKGMGGYLISTRWQKNFWLLA